In Mytilus edulis chromosome 13, xbMytEdul2.2, whole genome shotgun sequence, a single window of DNA contains:
- the LOC139500266 gene encoding uncharacterized protein, translating to MSAVCSFEKNCEPKTKKNVFFTGIHLLLGVLLQEATFNADALQCLRCDRVISPRHCHGKTTCDSHETCYLDQYTGLDGELLYDVGCRSKELCTNATPGLRSTAQTGTKTCSRCCSGDLCNAEGCGEQGFPTYRGPICYNCQQSRNPEKCDSITVCGRDDACHIEQQEEFGDIFYTTKCISKHLCSINGGSIFGKRSGNRRNGKRNTLCSACCTSDLCNKNCHKNSISYTTSNHYNSTRPWHYETTESHHHWTTLPMYNTTSYTTKGWRNYSTTTQSEFVAASGHYGNLFAIFFMPNTNISLEILITSPYTNYNVKISSKHNGLQLTGQANGHVIRTHVPNKLHSFSKRSDNAKYNIYDTGITISSNKPIFVAAINEYSCCSGEAFSAIPVKDIGRNYIIATYPKEIKSVGVVAIEDNTSIRAKLQPGNNTMDILIKNAFEGLLFTSDDINISTGGTIESDKPIAVLSGNMDSPINLGERNFQTEMLIPTDQFAETYMVPKIVNAKHIILRIVARDPFTTVYITGKNGFYKNTYKQYVNQLELPNDGYFINAQRPVMVTLYTMYERSNVTVNPFMTLLPAIDHFSSNYVITTPTTSDFTNYVTVIINSNDNVDGLRLNGGNLLFHAVDVTPVKKFNTVYKSISASLDERYTSFTISHIDKNVKFGLLVYGYKYRAAYGYPGGFVLNK from the exons ACAAAAAAAAACGTCTTTTTTACAGGAATTCATCTTCTCCTTGGTGTTCTTCTACAGGAGGCAACATTCA ACGCTGACGCCTTACAGTGTTTACGTTGTGATCGAGTTATCTCACCACGACATTGTCATGGAAAAACAACATGTGACTCACATGAG aCTTGCTATTTGGATCAATACACAGGACTAGATGGAGAGCTTTTGTATGATGTTGGATGTAGGTCAAAAGAG CTTTGCACCAATGCAACACCTGGACTTCGATCGACAGCTCAGACAGGGACAAAGACATGTTCTAGATGTTGTTCTGGTGATTTGTGTAATGCAGAAGGCTGTGGAGAACAag GTTTCCCTACGTATAGAGGTCCTATTTGTTATAACTGTCAACAGTCACGGAATCCTGAAAAGTGTGACTCGATTACTGTATGTGGGAGAGATGAT GCATGTCATATTGAACAGCAAGAAGAGTTTGGTGATATCTTTTACACAACCAAATGTATTTCAAAGCAC CTGTGTTCTATAAATGGTGGCAGCATATTTGGTAAACGCAGCGGAAATAGACGTAATGGTAAAAGAAACACGTTATGTTCAGCGTGTTGCACGAGCGACTTGTGTAATAAGAATT GTCACAAAAACAGTATCTCATACACCACAAGTAATCATTATAACAGTACACGACCATGGCACTATGAAACCACTGAATCTCATCATCACTGGACCACTTTACCAATGTACAATACTACTTCTTATACAACAAAGGGTTGGAGAAATTACAGCACCACGACACAATCAG AATTTGTTGCTGCGAGTG GTCACTATGGGAATTTATTTGCTATTTTCTTCATGCCGAATACCAACATAAGCCTTGAGATTCTTATAACGTCACCATATACTAACTATAATGTTAAAATTAGCTCAAAGCACAATGGACTTCAACTTACTGGACAGGCTAATGGACATGTCATTCGAACACACGTACCAAACAAACTTCACAGTTTTAGTAAACGGTCTGACAACgctaaatataatatttatgacACCGGAATTACCATCTCTTCGAATAAGCCTATATTTGTCGCTGCAATAAATGAATACTCATGTTGTTCCGGAGAGGCTTTCAGTGCTATTCCGGTTAAGGACATTGGGAGAAACTACATTATTGCAACATACCCGAAGGAAATCAAATCGGTGGGCGTTGTAGCGATAGAAGACAACACTTCCATTAGGGCAAAGTTACAACCTGGAAACAACACTATGGACATTCTGATAAAGAATGCTTTTGAAGGATTATTATTTACATCAGATGATATTAATATTTCGACTGGAGGAACAATCGAGAGTGACAAACCAATTGCGGTACTTTCTGGAAACATGGACTCTCCCATTAATTTAGGTGAAAGAAATTTCCAAACAGAAATGCTTATACCGACAGATCAATTTGCCGAGACATATATGGTTCCTAAAATAGTAAATGCCAAACATATCATTCTTCGAATAGTTGCAAGAGATCCGTTTACGACTGTTTATATCACGGGAAAGAATGGATTCTATAAGAACACCTACAAGCAATATGTAAATCAGCTAGAATTACCAAATGATGGATACTTTATCAACGCCCAGAGACCAGTCATGGTTACTTTGTACACAATGTATGAAAGATCAAATGTTACTGTCAACCCGTTCATGACCTTACTGCCCGCCATCGACCATTTTTCTAGCAACTACGTCATTACTACACCAACCACTTCTGACTTTACCAATTACGTCACTGTGATTATAAATTCAAATGATAATGTAGATGGTCTCCGTCTTAATGGCGGTAATTTATTATTCCATGCGGTTGATGTAACACCAGTTAAGAAGTTCAATACTGTTTATAAGAGTATATCTGCCAGCTTGGATGAAAGGTATACTTCATTCACAATTTCCCACATTGACAAAAATGTTAAGTTTGGTCTCCTGGTATATGGTTATAAATATCGTGCGGCTTACGGATATCCAGGtggatttgttttaaataaataa